From a region of the Deltaproteobacteria bacterium IMCC39524 genome:
- a CDS encoding ferritin family protein encodes MWQRKVTILREEQLKQAINDSIQTEKDAMDFYRLAGEKMYNERPRLTFKLLAHEEREHARSFYEAYSRDGLPPFDTMMAAPPDADSIWLKELKEAMLGDFDEKQALALAMQLEQALEEELRAIAERIEDVAVREVYLSNARMTHGHLEMLTEDYNLAHLQD; translated from the coding sequence ATGTGGCAACGAAAAGTAACTATCCTGCGTGAAGAGCAGCTCAAGCAGGCGATTAATGATTCCATCCAGACTGAAAAGGATGCCATGGATTTTTATCGTCTGGCAGGCGAGAAGATGTACAACGAGCGCCCGCGCCTGACCTTTAAGCTGCTGGCACATGAAGAACGTGAGCACGCCCGCTCCTTCTACGAGGCTTACAGCCGGGACGGTCTGCCCCCGTTTGACACCATGATGGCCGCCCCTCCCGACGCCGACTCAATCTGGTTGAAAGAGCTGAAGGAAGCTATGCTCGGAGATTTTGACGAAAAACAAGCACTGGCTCTGGCGATGCAGCTTGAACAAGCTCTGGAAGAAGAATTACGGGCGATTGCCGAGCGAATTGAAGATGTAGCGGTGCGCGAAGTTTATCTGAGCAACGCCCGCATGACCCATGGTCACCTGGAGATGCTCACCGAAGATTACAATCTGGCCCATCTGCAAGACTGA
- a CDS encoding helix-turn-helix transcriptional regulator has translation MKKIKEEKARYQKQFGARLKIVRKHFGEKQEVFAKRVNASQSTIARLESGERMPEGYIIKMVSEQFGCDIDWLVTGEGESGLN, from the coding sequence ATGAAGAAAATTAAGGAAGAAAAGGCAAGATATCAGAAGCAATTCGGTGCTCGCCTAAAAATTGTGAGAAAACATTTTGGTGAAAAACAGGAAGTGTTCGCAAAAAGAGTGAATGCTTCGCAGTCGACAATCGCTCGTCTTGAATCTGGGGAGAGGATGCCTGAGGGTTACATCATTAAGATGGTTTCTGAACAATTCGGATGTGATATTGACTGGCTGGTAACAGGTGAGGGTGAGTCAGGGTTGAATTGA
- a CDS encoding thioredoxin family protein, translating to MLIVSICSAEQLPRLVDVGAHKCIPCIKMAPILDQLREDFSDKLEVKFVDAWENREEAASYNVQMIPTQIFYAIDGKELYRHTGFYGREDILGKWRELGYEFVTNK from the coding sequence TTGCTGATTGTCAGTATATGTTCGGCTGAACAACTACCTCGGCTGGTCGATGTCGGTGCTCATAAATGTATCCCGTGCATCAAGATGGCGCCAATACTTGATCAACTCCGGGAAGACTTTTCCGATAAGTTGGAAGTCAAATTCGTTGATGCTTGGGAAAACCGGGAAGAAGCGGCCAGCTACAATGTGCAGATGATTCCAACCCAGATCTTTTACGCCATAGATGGTAAGGAGCTCTACCGCCATACTGGTTTCTACGGTCGGGAGGATATCCTCGGAAAATGGCGCGAACTCGGTTATGAATTTGTAACGAATAAATGA
- a CDS encoding gamma-glutamyl-gamma-aminobutyrate hydrolase family protein (Members of this family of hydrolases with an active site Cys residue belong to MEROPS family C26.) — protein sequence MASRPYVGVTGSARRWAPAWWCTHLALWLAGAKAIRISLKHSANENTLVALVIGGGNDIGPEHYGGDIREKVKLDPERDQLEIGWIKYALKKQIPLLGICRGAQLINVVLGGSLHQDIRSLRKLTYNRPGLLPTKQVYLEEKSRLSRICKRVHLRVNSLHHQAIKVPADNIKAVGWDLDQIIQAIESRDKHRIIGVQWHPEYLFYLPSQWKLFRWLLRSDS from the coding sequence ATGGCATCACGACCTTATGTCGGAGTAACAGGCTCCGCACGCCGCTGGGCACCCGCCTGGTGGTGTACGCACCTTGCGCTTTGGCTAGCTGGAGCCAAAGCTATCCGAATCAGCCTGAAGCATTCTGCGAACGAAAACACACTGGTAGCATTGGTGATTGGCGGAGGCAATGATATAGGTCCGGAGCACTATGGCGGAGATATCCGGGAAAAAGTCAAATTGGATCCAGAACGCGACCAGCTGGAAATAGGCTGGATTAAATATGCCCTGAAGAAGCAGATACCCCTGTTGGGAATTTGTCGTGGTGCTCAGTTGATCAATGTCGTTCTTGGCGGCAGCCTTCATCAGGACATCCGCTCTCTACGAAAACTCACTTACAATCGCCCCGGGCTATTGCCGACCAAACAGGTTTATCTGGAGGAAAAATCGCGATTGAGCCGCATTTGCAAAAGGGTTCACTTGCGTGTCAACAGCCTCCATCATCAGGCAATTAAGGTGCCAGCCGACAACATAAAAGCTGTCGGCTGGGATCTCGACCAGATTATTCAGGCCATAGAAAGTCGTGACAAACATCGAATTATCGGAGTGCAGTGGCATCCAGAATATCTCTTCTATCTCCCTTCACAATGGAAATTGTTTCGCTGGTTGCTGCGGAGTGACTCATGA
- a CDS encoding amidoligase family protein gives MKNAPRRFTLPTAHYNSDGQLRRVGFELEFTGLTISETGQILQKVLGGALREISLAKSVLQVDSLGEFSVELDWSYIKAEAAEEGKNPSQWLELLSQSAALLVPVEIVCPPVSLDKLGVLTPMTSALREAGATGTESSVIAAFGVHINAEIPRIDATHLYSYLRAFALLQWWLVDRYDINLTRKLSPYIDLYPEAYLEQLFASKDPSLDSLFDNYLEHNASRNRALDMLPLLAEIDAERVHNAVGDDRIQARPAFHYRLPDCHIEKPEWSLVSAWDSWLIVERLAAHKESLQQLTDQFLTMSRPLLGVSRSDWTDVIDQWHHDLMSE, from the coding sequence ATGAAAAATGCCCCCAGGAGATTTACATTACCTACCGCGCACTACAACAGTGATGGCCAATTGAGACGCGTCGGTTTTGAGCTTGAATTTACTGGTTTAACGATTTCAGAAACCGGACAAATTCTGCAGAAGGTCCTTGGAGGGGCTTTACGCGAAATATCTCTAGCTAAATCCGTTCTTCAGGTTGATTCCTTAGGAGAATTCAGTGTCGAACTGGATTGGAGCTACATCAAAGCAGAGGCTGCAGAGGAAGGGAAAAACCCCAGCCAATGGCTTGAACTGTTGAGCCAATCTGCAGCCTTGCTGGTTCCTGTCGAAATCGTTTGTCCACCAGTGTCTCTGGACAAACTGGGGGTCCTGACCCCGATGACATCTGCCCTACGCGAAGCCGGTGCGACAGGCACTGAAAGTTCGGTCATCGCGGCGTTCGGCGTCCACATTAACGCTGAGATCCCTCGAATTGACGCAACACATCTCTATTCGTATTTACGGGCTTTTGCATTGCTGCAGTGGTGGTTGGTCGATAGATACGATATCAATTTAACCAGGAAGCTTAGCCCCTACATCGACCTTTATCCAGAAGCTTATCTTGAGCAGCTATTCGCCAGCAAAGACCCTTCTCTGGACAGTTTGTTTGACAATTACCTGGAGCATAACGCTAGTCGCAACCGCGCTCTGGACATGTTGCCACTGCTCGCAGAGATTGATGCGGAGCGGGTTCATAACGCTGTGGGAGATGATCGCATACAGGCTCGACCAGCCTTTCACTATCGTCTGCCAGATTGCCACATCGAAAAGCCCGAGTGGTCACTGGTCAGCGCCTGGGATAGCTGGCTGATTGTGGAACGTTTGGCCGCGCACAAAGAATCTCTCCAGCAACTTACAGATCAATTTCTAACTATGTCCAGACCGCTGCTCGGTGTGAGTCGAAGCGATTGGACAGATGTGATAGATCAATGGCATCACGACCTTATGTCGGAGTAA
- a CDS encoding cation:proton antiporter yields the protein MSIIYILLVLLVVTRIFGEISERFGQPALLGELVSGVCLGMLVNNYHETFPILAGLSDNEVFTAITDLGIFFLMLLGGIELNPVKLFKASKVATVVATGGMVIPFALGISFGFLVLPVSELRFAQALFLGTVMAVTAVPVSIKTLMDLGKMETKVGQTIISAAVIDDTFSLVMLAVLTSFMQSGSLPEMSFLALLFGKVILFFLLASVMGHYLFPAIGRCLVKSRAEEFEFSMLLIAALAYALLAEALGMHFILGAFLAGLFFRRRTITPEVYDDILAKTKGLTTGFLAPVFFASIGLHLDLGALQAIPFFVLTLLAIATIGKVAGAGLTARAMGMSNKESFAIGAGMNARGAVELIIADIALRAGIFNLPEPTPPVIRYLFSAVVIMAIVTTLMTPPVLKMALKKNDQID from the coding sequence ATGTCGATCATTTACATCCTTTTGGTTCTGCTGGTCGTAACCCGGATCTTCGGTGAGATCTCCGAACGCTTTGGCCAACCTGCGCTGTTGGGTGAACTGGTCTCGGGGGTCTGTCTCGGAATGTTGGTCAACAATTATCATGAGACATTCCCGATTCTGGCGGGGCTCTCCGACAACGAGGTCTTTACCGCAATCACAGACCTTGGCATCTTCTTCCTGATGTTGCTCGGCGGCATCGAGTTGAACCCGGTCAAACTCTTCAAAGCTTCCAAAGTTGCCACCGTTGTTGCAACAGGCGGCATGGTTATCCCGTTCGCCCTCGGAATCTCCTTCGGTTTCCTGGTCCTTCCCGTTTCGGAACTCCGCTTTGCCCAAGCGCTCTTCCTCGGCACTGTGATGGCAGTGACTGCCGTCCCCGTGAGCATCAAAACCCTTATGGACCTCGGCAAGATGGAGACCAAGGTTGGACAGACCATTATTTCGGCAGCCGTGATTGACGACACATTTAGCCTGGTCATGCTTGCCGTGCTGACCAGTTTTATGCAAAGTGGCAGCCTCCCGGAAATGTCATTTCTGGCGCTGCTCTTCGGTAAAGTTATCCTGTTCTTCCTTTTGGCCAGTGTCATGGGTCACTACCTGTTTCCGGCAATCGGTAGATGTCTGGTCAAGAGCCGAGCTGAAGAATTTGAATTCAGTATGCTACTGATTGCGGCTTTGGCCTACGCACTGCTGGCCGAGGCTCTGGGGATGCATTTTATCCTCGGCGCATTTCTGGCCGGCCTGTTCTTCCGTCGTCGCACTATCACGCCGGAGGTCTATGATGACATCCTCGCCAAAACAAAAGGCTTAACGACTGGTTTTCTTGCGCCGGTTTTTTTCGCCTCGATCGGGCTTCACCTTGACCTTGGCGCGTTGCAAGCCATACCTTTTTTCGTATTGACACTACTTGCTATAGCTACGATCGGTAAAGTAGCAGGGGCTGGCTTGACTGCCCGCGCAATGGGTATGTCGAACAAGGAATCATTTGCAATAGGGGCGGGGATGAACGCCCGTGGAGCGGTCGAACTGATCATTGCGGATATCGCTTTGCGGGCCGGGATATTTAACCTGCCGGAGCCAACTCCGCCAGTGATTCGTTACCTGTTTTCGGCCGTTGTCATAATGGCAATCGTTACGACTTTGATGACACCTCCGGTGCTGAAGATGGCTTTGAAAAAAAATGACCAGATCGATTAA
- a CDS encoding PRC-barrel domain-containing protein → MRQLSKLSELGGCQIQAVDGEIGKITDFIFDEGTWRIRYLVVATSAWLPGRKVLLPPNWAQEVDFTNRIVVTDLELSLIQTAPPYDPDKVISRDYQIELFKHYGKAMDQD, encoded by the coding sequence GTGAGACAATTAAGTAAATTAAGTGAACTTGGCGGCTGCCAGATACAAGCTGTTGATGGCGAAATAGGGAAAATCACAGATTTTATCTTTGATGAAGGGACTTGGAGAATCCGTTATTTGGTTGTAGCGACAAGCGCCTGGCTGCCAGGCCGGAAAGTTTTACTGCCTCCAAACTGGGCGCAAGAGGTTGATTTTACGAATCGCATTGTCGTGACAGATCTTGAACTGTCACTGATACAGACCGCGCCTCCGTACGACCCAGACAAAGTTATCAGTCGTGACTATCAAATAGAACTTTTCAAACATTATGGGAAAGCAATGGATCAGGACTGA
- a CDS encoding Glu/Leu/Phe/Val dehydrogenase translates to MNNNNTPRKSCESFLNDAFEHLEIDPEMQQLLRSPYREVRFELPLKRDDGSISLFYGYRVQHNQSRGPFKGGLRYHKDVDLEHFVALAEIMTWKTSLLDLPFGGGKGGIDCDPTQLSSNELETLTKRYVQRISMLIGPDRDITAPDMGTGPREMAWIVDAFSLSEGFNPAVATGKPIELGGSKGRLEATGYGAALITSIAVDKLGIDIGATKVAIQGFGNVGSNAARFLHERGAQIIAISDSSCGLYNKDGLDLEMLVDMANHKQGGGQFSECTGDFKKITIDELLQLDTEVLIPAAVGGVINRDNVESVKAKMIVEAANMPITCDADSKLNDKGVVVIPDILANAGGVVVSYLEWVQNRQRYQWDEVKVNGELDRRLRQAWEEVRAKADQDKLNYRQAAYVIAVERIIKAINMRGF, encoded by the coding sequence TTGAACAACAATAATACTCCTAGAAAAAGTTGTGAAAGCTTTCTCAATGATGCTTTTGAACATCTGGAGATTGACCCGGAGATGCAACAGTTGCTGCGCAGTCCCTATCGCGAAGTTCGATTCGAACTGCCATTGAAGCGTGATGACGGTTCAATCAGCCTGTTTTATGGTTACCGGGTTCAGCATAACCAGAGCCGCGGGCCATTCAAAGGAGGCTTGCGTTACCATAAAGACGTCGATTTGGAACATTTTGTCGCTTTGGCAGAAATCATGACCTGGAAAACCAGTCTACTTGATTTGCCTTTCGGTGGTGGCAAGGGGGGAATTGACTGTGATCCCACACAACTTTCATCCAATGAGCTGGAAACCTTGACCAAACGTTACGTTCAAAGGATTTCCATGCTCATTGGCCCTGATCGGGACATTACTGCTCCAGATATGGGAACGGGCCCGCGAGAGATGGCCTGGATCGTGGATGCATTTTCACTTAGCGAAGGTTTCAACCCTGCCGTTGCTACTGGCAAACCTATTGAACTAGGCGGTTCAAAAGGCCGGCTCGAAGCCACGGGCTATGGAGCTGCTTTAATAACTTCAATAGCTGTTGACAAACTGGGGATTGATATAGGTGCGACGAAAGTCGCTATTCAAGGGTTCGGTAATGTTGGCTCGAATGCTGCCCGATTTTTGCATGAGCGGGGAGCACAAATAATTGCGATCTCAGATTCCAGTTGTGGACTATACAATAAAGACGGTCTTGATCTTGAGATGTTAGTTGATATGGCCAACCATAAGCAAGGAGGCGGACAGTTTTCGGAATGTACTGGTGATTTCAAGAAGATAACCATTGATGAATTACTGCAACTTGATACCGAGGTTCTCATTCCGGCAGCGGTCGGTGGTGTCATCAATAGAGACAACGTCGAAAGCGTGAAGGCCAAGATGATTGTTGAAGCAGCCAATATGCCGATCACATGTGACGCGGATAGCAAGCTCAATGACAAGGGGGTCGTTGTGATCCCTGACATCTTGGCAAATGCCGGGGGAGTAGTCGTGTCCTATCTGGAATGGGTGCAAAATCGTCAACGTTACCAATGGGACGAAGTGAAGGTGAATGGTGAACTCGACAGGCGCTTAAGACAGGCGTGGGAAGAGGTCAGAGCCAAGGCTGACCAGGACAAACTGAACTATCGCCAGGCCGCTTATGTGATTGCCGTTGAACGTATCATAAAAGCAATTAACATGAGGGGTTTTTAA
- a CDS encoding tyrosine-type recombinase/integrase, with translation MATIDERIGKKEKTFAARVRYKGEEYSETFKSKTKAAKWAKEMERAIDDGTAMTPESTKTTVNDIFDEYEASLDKTHKGYEKRISHLKVWRSKIGKLKLSKITPALLCKIRRQIRFVTTNRGDSRSPATVNRYMSTLSAAFTYAVEELHCLKMNPVRQVKRLTENPPPVRFLDKNTELPKLMEACAMSNNLRLLPLFMTAICIGLRAGAILWLHRDEIDLDDRSIRIPVERSKNGRAFTLGITDEHYPHIKYLVENCHPESGLLFPAFTDPFKCMDYRDNWDEALKLAGIENYRFHDNRHTCGSYLAMAGYSLTDIAELLNHKTLEMAKRYSHVADEYRKKIPGKMHNEFISGAAISVAHIPGLEHPAVSHAINVAGAVETSNKPHLRRVK, from the coding sequence ATGGCTACAATTGATGAACGGATTGGGAAAAAAGAAAAAACCTTTGCCGCCCGAGTTCGTTACAAGGGCGAAGAATACTCTGAAACCTTCAAGTCCAAAACAAAAGCCGCAAAATGGGCTAAGGAGATGGAGAGAGCCATTGACGATGGCACTGCGATGACGCCGGAGTCCACCAAAACAACTGTCAATGACATATTTGATGAATATGAAGCGAGTCTTGACAAAACCCATAAAGGCTACGAAAAACGCATTTCCCATCTTAAAGTTTGGCGGAGCAAAATTGGGAAATTAAAGTTGAGCAAGATTACACCTGCCCTGCTATGTAAAATACGCCGTCAGATTCGATTTGTAACAACAAACAGGGGGGACAGTCGTTCACCTGCGACTGTGAATCGTTACATGTCGACGTTGAGTGCTGCTTTTACATATGCTGTAGAAGAACTGCATTGTCTTAAGATGAACCCTGTCCGTCAGGTCAAAAGACTTACGGAAAACCCTCCTCCCGTACGTTTTCTTGATAAGAATACGGAGCTTCCGAAATTGATGGAAGCATGTGCCATGAGTAATAACCTAAGATTGCTACCACTCTTCATGACTGCTATCTGTATCGGTCTACGCGCAGGAGCAATCCTATGGCTTCATCGCGATGAGATTGACCTGGATGACCGGTCTATACGAATCCCGGTTGAGCGCAGTAAAAATGGTAGGGCTTTCACGTTAGGCATCACCGACGAACACTATCCACACATCAAGTACCTCGTCGAAAATTGCCACCCGGAGTCAGGTCTATTGTTTCCCGCTTTCACTGACCCGTTCAAATGCATGGATTACCGTGATAATTGGGATGAAGCACTTAAGCTTGCTGGAATCGAAAACTACCGATTTCATGATAACCGCCATACCTGCGGTAGCTACCTTGCAATGGCAGGTTATTCACTGACCGACATCGCCGAGCTACTGAATCATAAAACGCTGGAGATGGCTAAGCGATATTCTCATGTTGCTGATGAGTATCGCAAAAAAATACCTGGAAAGATGCACAACGAGTTTATTTCTGGCGCGGCTATCAGCGTTGCCCACATTCCCGGGCTTGAACATCCTGCTGTTTCGCATGCAATAAATGTTGCAGGCGCCGTTGAAACGAGCAACAAGCCACACCTGCGCCGAGTGAAATAG
- a CDS encoding IS3 family transposase (programmed frameshift) — translation MRKSKFSEAQTIRILKEAETGKSIREICREHGISIATFYRWQSLYGGMEVSELARLKELEQENRRLKQMFADTSLENKILKEVIGKKALTPMEKRELVDYAKESLGASIRIACRALCLSRTVYRYHPDSSKDDPVIEVLLELATQYPRYGFGKMFPIIRRRGYNWNHKRVHRIYCDLNLNMRRKGKKRLPSRNPDPLSVPASINQCWSADFMSDGLWCGRRFRTFNLVDDFNREVLTIEVARSLTADRVVIALDRVAAWRGYPQKLRLDNGPELTSIRLADWAEQHGVRLEFIKPGRPMQNGFIERFNRTYRTEVLDMFVFKRLKEVQEITESWVREYNEERHHESLGNLTPKEYLAVNQ, via the exons ATGCGCAAATCGAAGTTCAGCGAAGCACAGACCATCAGGATACTAAAGGAAGCCGAGACCGGTAAATCTATCCGTGAGATCTGTCGTGAACATGGGATTTCCATCGCAACGTTTTATCGCTGGCAATCTCTCTACGGTGGGATGGAAGTGTCGGAATTGGCCCGATTGAAAGAACTCGAACAAGAGAATCGACGTCTCAAGCAAATGTTTGCCGACACAAGTCTTGAGAATAAGATTCTGAAGGAAGTTATCG GAAAAAAAGCTCTGACGCCGATGGAGAAGCGGGAGCTGGTCGATTATGCCAAAGAGTCGTTGGGTGCAAGCATACGGATCGCCTGTCGGGCACTGTGCCTGAGTCGTACAGTCTATCGCTACCATCCCGACTCATCCAAAGACGACCCAGTGATAGAGGTTCTGCTGGAGTTAGCTACTCAGTATCCCCGATATGGGTTTGGCAAGATGTTCCCGATTATTCGTCGGCGCGGTTACAACTGGAACCATAAGCGTGTTCATCGCATTTATTGCGATCTCAATCTGAATATGCGCCGTAAAGGCAAGAAACGATTGCCAAGCCGCAACCCTGACCCACTGAGCGTTCCAGCGAGTATCAACCAGTGCTGGAGCGCAGACTTCATGAGCGACGGTCTCTGGTGTGGGAGGCGATTCCGGACGTTTAACCTGGTCGATGATTTCAACCGAGAAGTTTTGACCATTGAAGTGGCCCGGAGTCTGACCGCTGATCGAGTGGTGATCGCTTTGGATCGTGTTGCCGCCTGGCGTGGCTATCCTCAAAAGTTGAGACTAGACAACGGCCCTGAGTTAACAAGTATTCGTTTGGCTGACTGGGCAGAGCAGCATGGCGTCAGGTTGGAGTTTATCAAGCCCGGCCGTCCAATGCAGAATGGATTCATTGAGCGATTCAACCGAACCTATCGAACAGAAGTTTTGGATATGTTTGTGTTCAAACGATTGAAAGAGGTGCAGGAGATCACGGAGAGTTGGGTCAGAGAATATAACGAGGAACGGCATCACGAGTCACTTGGCAACCTAACCCCGAAAGAGTATCTAGCGGTCAACCAATAG
- a CDS encoding cytochrome c biogenesis protein CcdA, which yields MLEQLLTTLSHAVSGTPIIAFIAAASWGVLSIVLSPCHLASIPLVVGFIEGQSQMSTRRAFLISNLFAVGILISIGLIGVATALAGRMLGDLGSYGNWLVAGIFFLFGLHLWGLIPMPWSGPPQVGIKRRGLLAALMLGVIFGIALGPCTFAFMGPVLGVAFAEADSNTLYAVLLLLAYGFGHCAVIVFAGTFTEKVQQYLNWNERSRGTLWVKRVCGLLVIAGGFWLIYTAR from the coding sequence ATGCTTGAGCAACTACTGACAACCCTGAGCCATGCGGTTTCGGGAACACCCATAATTGCTTTCATTGCAGCGGCATCTTGGGGTGTTCTAAGCATAGTCCTCTCCCCATGTCACTTAGCCAGTATTCCACTGGTCGTCGGGTTTATCGAGGGACAAAGTCAAATGAGCACCCGCCGGGCGTTTCTGATCTCCAACCTGTTTGCGGTGGGCATTCTGATCTCTATTGGTTTGATCGGGGTTGCCACGGCTCTGGCCGGTCGGATGCTCGGAGACCTGGGCTCCTATGGCAACTGGTTGGTAGCAGGAATTTTTTTCCTGTTCGGCCTGCATCTCTGGGGCCTGATCCCGATGCCTTGGTCTGGGCCTCCTCAGGTCGGGATCAAACGCAGAGGCTTACTGGCTGCATTGATGCTCGGCGTGATCTTTGGCATTGCCTTGGGACCATGCACTTTCGCCTTTATGGGGCCGGTGCTGGGTGTTGCCTTTGCAGAAGCAGACAGCAACACTCTTTACGCGGTTTTGTTACTTCTTGCTTATGGTTTTGGTCATTGCGCCGTGATCGTTTTCGCCGGAACATTTACAGAGAAGGTGCAACAATATCTCAACTGGAATGAACGCTCGCGGGGCACGCTTTGGGTTAAACGTGTCTGTGGCCTGTTGGTTATAGCTGGTGGTTTCTGGCTGATCTATACGGCACGGTAA
- a CDS encoding YqaE/Pmp3 family membrane protein: MDLLRILIAILLPPLGVFLQVGIGKHFWINIILTLLGYIPGIVHAVWVIAKK, from the coding sequence ATGGATCTGTTACGTATTCTCATTGCCATTCTGCTCCCTCCTCTCGGTGTCTTCTTGCAGGTTGGCATCGGCAAACACTTCTGGATCAACATCATCCTCACCCTGTTAGGATACATTCCTGGCATTGTGCACGCGGTCTGGGTTATTGCAAAAAAGTAG
- a CDS encoding tetratricopeptide repeat protein: MKKKISSRNAIEQLRRAARKGNPESMYEVGSALLQGKIVNRNPVEATQWLEKSASHGYPLALLTLGMFYLEGSDCCEKDAGKGLSMLKEAQHKGSVEASFSLGIMYLGGFNVAQDIHLAIKYLRAAAEHGDSKAHSYLEMLGVADYK, translated from the coding sequence ATGAAGAAAAAAATCAGTTCACGTAATGCAATTGAACAACTCAGGCGTGCCGCTAGGAAAGGCAATCCTGAATCAATGTACGAAGTAGGCTCTGCGTTATTACAAGGTAAAATTGTCAATCGTAATCCCGTTGAGGCTACACAATGGCTTGAGAAATCGGCCTCTCATGGGTATCCATTAGCGCTTTTGACTCTCGGGATGTTTTATCTCGAAGGCTCCGATTGCTGTGAAAAGGATGCGGGTAAGGGTTTGTCGATGCTTAAAGAGGCTCAGCATAAAGGTTCTGTTGAGGCCTCATTTTCACTTGGAATCATGTACCTTGGCGGGTTCAATGTTGCCCAGGATATTCATCTGGCTATTAAGTATTTGAGAGCCGCGGCTGAACATGGAGACTCTAAAGCGCATTCTTATTTAGAGATGTTGGGGGTGGCAGACTACAAATAG